GAAGAGACATACGCGGCGGCAAACAATGTTACGTAAGTCCGCATTATGTTTGTGAGGTAGTCGCGCCGATAGAAGACCTGCGATCCCGTTTCCGAGTACAGGTTAAAATGACATTGATTTCATGTAGGGGACTATAGGCGTGGTAAGAAAAGCATCcaaccgtagccaccgagagacataCGATCCAACTCCCGTGCTCAGAAGAGAAGTTcttttaagttcaacagattcaggcttcaattggtggaagttagacatatttaaatagaagttttttttgtaaaaagcccagaaattcatttttttaaatcatcttgaAGTCCATTATGCTATAAGTCCTGATTTGACTGCGCGTTCAATACGTATATGGCAAAACAATCATCCTCCAAAATTCCTTTCTTCCGGGTTTCAGGGATATATTATGCCAATCTCAGGTGTTTTTATGGCCTCCGAGAACCTTTCTTTCCATTAACGCGTCCGACTCCTCAATTCAGTGCCCCgccctgtaaaccataatggttgccacaacgttgcagctacgtctcacgacaaccaactgggagttccatgcaacgttgtgacaacatcttatttactgccaaacgtcctccgtactacgttttcacaacgtcttcacaacatctttgcaacgtgacacgtaacatgattgcaacctgcccataaccttctgtaaaccatataggttgccacaacgttgcagctacgtctcacaTCAACCAACTGGGCAAACAACTTTCATGCAACGTTGTGAAAACGtctaatttactgccaaaatttaatccttactacattttcTTCGCAACCAGAAGCataacgtgatgcaacctttaataaataatactttaaattgtgtcgtttcaaatgaaatttttttattattccttatttggAAATCGGcagcaaaaatgaaaaactttaaagCTTTGGCCTCATTTTAGCGCAAGAACTATTACCTAttcttttaactcaatattttcatattttaatgaatgagggaacattgttgtaaggacgttgcaaagcaacctgtctgcaacgttgcaaagagaccttagtagctctgcaacctcgtgcaacctgtctgcaacgttgccaggacgttgcaaagagacctcaacagccctgcaacctgactgcaacgttgctgcaactcattgtgtttactgGGCGGCCACGAGGAGACGGGCATCATGCTTTGGTTTGTAGCATTCACAGGAAGGTTCTCCCTTCTTCTTTCGGTATAGCAACCCTCAAGTTTTCTCAGGTAATGCTTTTACTTTCCAAGTTGTTCCAGTTGTACTCTCCCCACCAAGGTGGTGACGCAGTAAAAGTGAGTAAATGTGTGAGGGGTTCGAATCCAGTGGTTGCGGGAATTTATTGTCAGTTTTGCTCGTTTTATGCTCGAGCGCTATGGATCTGGATATATGATATATCTGAATATGGTCGTTCTGTTGGTTGGGATGATATATTGCATTTAATGACAAACATATATTTGCCTGTACAGCACCGTACCGTTGGGAGCGAGGGAGGACTGGGGGTTCAAACCTCCTGCGAAATGGTGAATAGATATTACCTTAAGTGTTCACCCTTCAAATGACACCCTGAAATGCACCGCCTTCCCTTAAACATTCCACCTGAATTTTTATTCTGGGTCTACCCTTGCTATAATATATAGGCCTCGGATAAATCAGTTTATCTCACGTCAGTGTTGAAGGAAATCTCCCGTCCCTATActtcaagagaaaaatattttcatgggacattttaacaattttgacTCCCATTGATTCCCCATAGGTAGACGCTTTTCATtgggtaaaaaaattcaaaattaattcaaggtTATAAAATTTGTCTCCCGGACTTAAAACTCTTGTTCCGAAGTTCTCTTCCTTACAACTGTCAAAAGATATGGCAGATGTCAAGTCCGTTGCTAGAAATTTTTTTCCGGGACTGAGGAGAgcgaggagggggaggggtggtttTCTTCGGAAGTAGAATGTATTTGAAGGGGGGTGTTCATAGCGGGAGTGGGTGCACCAATTAGGACAAATACTTCAATAATTTAGGGGAGGGTTTGAACCCCTTAACCATCTACTCGGTCGTTGCGGCCTTCATAGATAtttgtataaactcttctcgggataggtaccgcgcgggtaagattatgtaagagcgccgacgtttcgggtaccgacccgctacccattctcacggctactggcAATTcctacccgcgcggtatcccgagatgagtttatacatgttgttcgccgggaaagtgtaaaatctttcATATATATAGTTCACATCACTCCCCAGCGAACAACGAGCGAATAACATCCTTGCCGCAAGCCAACGTAACTTCGAACCTTCCCTCCCCATGTGACTGTTTTCCCTTCTCTGGCATTTTTTCCGTCGTTTTCTGCAAGCTAAAAATTTCGCGATCTATTGTGTTCATTATCCCTAATAAGATGCAGGATTTTTaggctgtattttttttatcatagtAGGTTTATTTCAACATATTTCACGAGagagctcaaatatttttttatagaaaaattagaATCTGATCCTTCTTCCACAAGTTACGTAACTACCAGACTCCAATGAGTTGGCAACTCTTCTCCGAAATACTGCACATTTGGCAGCACTGCCTCTCCCATCACATGACAGGTTGCCCGAGCGGACGGCGCAGTGGGTTTGCCCGGtgtgttgttgattgtttatttcCAAAAAACTTACTGAGTGAGAGTAAGACTGAGTCATGGTCGATTTATCCAACGTACAAAATGCTCCAATCAAGGTTCATTACAATCAATTTGAAGTTTATCttgttttatttgttgtgttAACGAAATGGGTAATAATCCTAACgcttttttcagataatttttataattcacttCATTCTGTCGACATGGTAAGCTGATTtgaattttaaagtatatttattatcaatcgcAATTCTGATTTGTCGTAAAATATGTTGATGCTATGCTTTCAGGGGGATGCAAGGAGTATGGGCCCCAAATTCTTACTTCTTTTACAACATAGTATTCATTATTCTTTTATTCTGGGCCCTTCTTCACAAAGATTCATCGGAGCCTATTCAAATGGTAATGGAAATATATCCTACATTATCGTCGTAATCGATATGTTTATGTCTTGGgagtttgaaatataatttctctttATCAGGCTCTGTTGGTTAATCTGGTCAGCATACTGCTCGATGTGATCTTGTTGTCATCATTTTTTCCGGGATCCTACTGTAAGTTTTCTTCTtatatgttaaaaacataataTTCTCAGGATTTACGTAATTGACTTGAGCTACTATCTTTGCAGTTAGCCGAGAACGTTTCAGCGTTGGTATGGCCATTTTAAACCTAGTATTTAGGCCTATGACTTCCTTCGGCTTATATCGTATTTGGCAAGATAGAGATGGAATTATTGGAGCTGGAGGACCCGCATTTCCCGGGAACTTGGGTGACTTATTTGgtgagaaagaaaaaggaaaaacccATCcttgatttacatattttttcattcacaagTATGTGTTGATTAACAGATTTTACGTAAGCTAAAGAGGGCTATGGTGGCTGACATAGATTTGGTAAATTTACCTGTAGGTCATCACAATCACTTGAATGAATGGTATTTAGCCGTAATAGAAAGCCGTtgactgataatttttttctttttcttagagAGAGAGGATTTCaaaatgagataattttaaacttttaaatgttGGGTTCTGTTCTATCCCTATTTTTCCACAACTTAAATAAATTGGTTAAGGTGGGTGCTCCTCAAATTTTCCTCACAGATTTCGAATCATGTATGCTCTACCAACAATATGGCTTCCCCGAAATCACAAAATCCTGAACATAGCATTCATTACGAGTTTCTTGCCTAAATTATGCCCTATGGTGGGTAGGCTAATAGCATTCCACAGGTTGTAGGCTGGCTGCATGGGTATGTGAAACTCGCAGCCAATGAAGGGTAATTTAGAACCACTATTTATAGCTACTTAATCAGTTGAACAGCCCGAAAACCCATCACAAATCAGCCATCTTATCTGATATTTCATGGGCTGCAAAGTGTAGACAGCTGAGTAATTTATACTTCTCTAGAGGGTAGCTCATATCACCTGGATGGGTATTTGTTGCCACTACATGGCAACTTTCATTCCCATTGAGAGTAGGGGAATTGTAGGATTTCCATGAATGTTGGAATTAATGTCTCCCAAAGGAATAAGGGGTAGTTGTGTGCCACCTCATACTTGAGCACCAACCTAGCATGGAGCAACACTAGAACAAAACAGTATATACTCTCTGGATACACGTTGTATTTGAATGATTAAGTGAGTCAAGTGCCATCACGTTGAATATTCTAGGAATGGTGGGCAGAGATAACCTATGTGCTTGCCATTTGCTGTAAAGGATTGTCAAGCACAGGTTACATCTCTCTTATCCTAAAGGTAAGATGTTAAAGAGTAGTGTGTATCTGCTGTTCTGCCGAGGATAATAACTGTGGGGTAATTCTACGACTTCCTTTCTTTCTGTGAAAGGAAAATGTTGAATTACTCATATAATGTAAGTGAGCAGATTTTACCTCATGCCTCAAAAATTAAGTCATTTTTCTTGTGGAGGGTAACGTAATTTACACAGATATCCAGAGGCTGCTCCATAATGTTACCTTAAAGCTGGAACAGCCTGGCAGTTTAGTCACTGTTAGACTTGCTTTGTGAATTTGCTTTTCTGTGCTGCCTTGTGAAGTGATCAATTAGTGTGTAGAGTAAATTTTAGGTTAGCTGAAAGCTTGGTAATATCAAACTCACACATCCCCTCTTTTAGGCAGTTCCCCACCCACCAATGTCAAAGGTTTTCCACCAGCCTTTGGTCACATCAAAAGGCTCAAATCCCAAAAAAATTCACGTATGCTTTCTTTACTCCTTActaatttaattccatttttgtgtATGGACTGTATgcactttgaaaattatttcttatatgCTGATTTTTGGATAGTGTCGTAACATTTCTCCACTCACTTCTCAAATTCAAATTTCAGTGCTGATATCATAAAGTCTTTTGTTGGctctaaaaaatgttttcttcttaatCATCCCCTGGTGTTTTTATAGAATTTCTTTGCTGTTAGACATATTTTCTATATAGGGCAaagatttaatttataaaatcccTATATATAAGTTGTTTCAACAAACTTTGAAACTATGAAGAAAAGTATTTAAGATTTGGTTTTCCATTACCAAGTAAAATTTTGAtctcaaaaaaattttcaagtctATTATTTTTTCGAAACTCCATGTACTGGGCATGCATCAAATGTAGGGGTGGTCATAACTCATTTCCCTAAAAGAATttcagatttaatttaaaatttatgacatTTATcacattatattttcattaaaatgcaaattgacCTGGTCTGTGCAAGACTCTCAACCACCCGAGAGTTTCAAGTTGTGGCATTGTCGGGAGGAGAATCTTGGCACAGTGAGAGTCTTGCCTGGGTCGAGAGTCGTAACGAGACTCGCCCCTTTGAGATTTCTCGACACCAAATCGAGAAGACCAGGTccttgcaaaaaataaaacaatttttatttcagacactgaaaataatttaacaaaaagattatttaaagacaTGCTatgtatttccaaaaccaaaaatagttgtaataaaagatcaacattgacaatttaagaatttggtattatttttatagttaactagctgacccggcgaacttcgtaccgcctaacattcaagtttacttacaccatttataaataaagagcggctgtatcgttttaatcatatttgatttattataaattaaatgagaaaatattgatgaaataaaaattatacgcattcagttgttggctatttgtgttattaaccgtaaaaaaatgtttttaggtctaagtccgtagcgtaaacttggctcgttcacggggcaggttaacacaacgctagactgacgcttgactgatgctcaaaatagtgtaagaaaagcccctatgaagcagcattcgtatcaaatgactttaggcgtgccagttatagtatctctgtttggaaaaaatgcactgagtaaacgtgctgcatgcgtaaacgcacctcggtgtgccctacacattcgggtttaatgtcttgcgtcaagcgccttcagataaacaacagtttttgttttgttatcaggcgcaagataaagcgaatgaagctaaataaaaatagcgaagtgaagcagggacgcagcgaggggggtttttgtgGTTTAAAACCCccagctcagagaatctttttataaaacatttggttattaatattagggggacggatgcgtcacaaaatatttaactgttcacacagccgccaaacctaccattttgaaccttttatactaaaaaatgtctggggagggccgccacacctctcgcttaccttggcgagttttctataccctacagaccagccagtattagctgcgcctatccttaattcctagctgcacccttgaagcaaaggaagaaatacagcggatggtttaccgactcgtaaacataccacatattatttaccatgagaaaatcatgggttttcactgacacatgagaacaaacatcacaaaaacttataaagactgaccatgcgatttgttaatcgttatcacgaatgcaacacgaattggaaattgaatatgtttaagctcaaaagggcatataagttgggatcatggaatcttcggattgagaacttcctcatctttgaattttcctttgagtatagtggtgtgaatcactttcattatcatttttttaataaccaaacacgttccgttggatagttttggttggtttaggtttcgaaagatcatgaacacagagcccacctttagctgtaaattgtgccgtggtaagccaagtgcgtccaaggactttaaatattcagataggcagttggtgacttcgtcttcgtttattacaaagttaaaagatttgaattcatgtagagtacacggacattactgataatcaacaattgcttggagatttgtttacacacacggtagttatgtgtttgttgacaactcaattcgagctgagcttacatctaattcaattattttaatactattttaatattactttaatatttttaacaagtttgaatatttaaatttttttgatattgttaaaaagatcagtcaatacattagtaaaaacgaaaaaacatcttatttttttgaccgtcttaacaatcaactcttaaaaacatatccctaagataaagttgaatttttttgtgaacttctcctattttttaatgtcctatatgttatccggggctgagacaaatccaaagaacctaatatcattaaaatcggtgcaaccgttctcgagttataagtgttctaactaacacgattttcgactttcttttatatatatagattatattttataattaacgaAAATTGAAAGGCAaccataaataaacattacaaaaaggtaaataaaaattatgtatatagAATTAGACTATAGTACCTATCTTCTTTATTGTTATCCCTATTATATACAGGCCTTGAGGTatctgactcactgatggatacaaattcccgaccacttccagacgtgctggagagctgaaatttggcagggaaacccgaaatgatccggaggaaaaatccgaaaaccggaagtttccgccatgtgtcgtcgctaggacgacaaaatggctgAAATCGCACTTTTTCCGGGGACCCTCTTTCAGTCTtcattttactgcgcgcgaactgtgcttgccacacggatcgttaatgcattttgtgaaagctgataaacgtgggcacgtaattaagtaaatttattagcttccatttgagaaaattgcagccaaaatggcgtccaaaaaatgatttttcgaaaaaaaagttcataccttcccctcccctcgacctAATATAAGGTGtttgataacgaaaatgattattacatATGCTCATAAGATCGTCTGCGAAATGTaagtaacaattttctttcatcgtccttggttactcagaacataattaaagtattccgaaaatcaccgaaaattacgatttccaaaagattaacacaaggttttgtcaattgtAACCCGaccaatttctttcaaactttgtagttacatacagttatgcattgtctttcagaaaacataaacactttataaatgatttaatgaatttaacagcgaaaaaataaaaatggcgggcactactcaatTTTTTCAGGGAccggtttgctttttattgtattactctcgaaatatggatgtcatatggacttcttttagatatgacagtaaataaATGTggccatatagtatcgtcatctttaaaccccccgaaaccccctaaaaaattaaaatttgcatataagtagcctttttgggtacttttcgtcacaattccgcagcttttccaatccttaccactcatcgctacggaattgatatggATGATTGATGatcgctggcagtaaaaacctataaacccccggtaaacccacatacacccccccaaaaaataaaattttgcatataagtctactttttcggtacttttcgtgactattccactgcccccaacgactcatccccatggaatttatgtgaatggatggtgaccgccaggagtacacacatttaaacccccaaATCCCcatgaaatccccccaaatgtaaaatgtgtcatttagtctcgtatttgggaacttctcgcaaacaatacgccacactacccgtcccctctgagctatAGATGCgaaatatttggtgagggcgagccaccgtaaaccatacaggaaaaaaaacagaaaacccccgatcacctcctggaacatcgccgaaaaaaaaataaaaaaattttaaagtcacctttccgaatagttttcgtcacaatttaaccggttcccctaccacttatttaaacccccgataaccccgtgatacctctgaaaaaaatttctaataaatcgcctctctaGGTAAAAGAATCggcagaccactgttccggacccctaggacttatcggcacggaattcatgagaacgatttgtgaccactggtttaacacaagtataaaactcCGCTGgaaacccccgcaaaaaatgaaaaacttgccattaagtcttcttttatgggtacttgtcgccactattactccgcattgcactaccctttacaatcatcgctacgtgatcactgtggacgattggtgaccgcatgcataacacattaaaatccccgaatctccctgggcacccctctcggtggagaagagcattaatgaggactaagcggagcaacCGCGGGGGGGCTCCTTAACCGCCCCACAACGGGGAACGGCGAAGCTGTTCGGAGGAGTGACctgcgtaggcgagggggagcttcagtaacccctggcagcgaagccgccccgatgttcaagcagcgcagccgctgtggactccccccatctctgagtggcgaagccgccccttgaACGAATagcggtgaaacagttccgaaatgccctcgccctctgggcggctatggcgaccccagacggggaacggcgaagccgttctgagTAATAAGCGGGGTAGCCCTGGCACActccacccctgggcggcgaagccgcccttcgagaaatggcgaagccgttccgaggaatgagtttGCCTCCCTATcccctggccggcaaagccggccaatagctgaggtgagattattcgaacttcaaaagtcttcgaacgaccacaaatgtatacggcgaagccggaaccggggtttttaaggggcggagccccttaacgagctcGCGGAGCGCAGCGAGCTTTGATAGTATAACATgaaacattgatgtaaccctttaatATGTCTATGCATCGAAGTCAtatgctcatttttattttaagccctgataattgtttgaaaataaacGGCAacgttggaaaattttcaattcaaagacctacactccaggaGTCAAATGTAATATAAAGTatagaggtcaggaaaaggaaacaaaaaattttccaaatctcTCGTTAGGAACTCTATTACCACCATGCgcacatattaaaaaaatggattcagagggtaaataatgaaataaaatatttttatagtgtaaATAAATCCGTAAGAGTCTTAAGAGATACCTTAGTAAACACTATTCAGTggtgctgactccatggggcttgagggggcccgagccccctcaataattcgttatgggtgtgaggaaaaaagtgctaggcttgtcgattttcccctgagtgtccagatatcgagattagagttctcagggttctaatgttgatcatatgagccttctaaaatgcttaaaaacttaaaactcactattacaaaatttcccggggaaagatccccggtttgggcccccccaatatttttggtaagtcggcgtccctgacaCTTTTATTGACCGATtgcggtcatcatcatcatcagtgattactgtccttagacaggtttccactggacttctctccatctttctctatcctgagcatcctcctttaggtctttgtattttcttcctcttcttatatcatccaacattcccatcctccttcttcctcttcctctctttccttctatcttcccttctattattctccgttccaaacaattccttcttaatatatgccctaaccaacttgccttcctcttatgaatcatatgtattaattttctttcctcgcctattcttcttagaacttcctcattcttcactctgtcagtccacttcactttcaacattcgtctccatacccacatttcaaaactttctaaatatctctcctccttctttttaacagtccatgattcacatccgtacaacactacactccacacaaaacatttcataaacctcttcctcatctctattggaattctttttgctgttaacaatgtttttacctttccatacgctcctttacctattgatatccttcttcttatttcctcagtacaacttccattccatcttaccagacttcccaaatattggaaagtctgtacttgctgtatgatatttccttctaaggatatacaaacacaaccttcttttctgctgattctcatcaccttggttttatttatgtttaagttcattccaaattccctccccacatccattatatcatccatcacttgttgtaaatcttcttcactttctgccagcactgcctgatcatctgcatatttaattgtttttattctttctcctcctattacaactcctctagctttttctaaagctttctccatcattttttctgcataaacattgaagagctctggagaaaggcagcacccttgcctcactcctcttcctatgccaatttcttctgtttcatcatctccaatttttataactactacctgcctacaatacatctcctttattaatctcctatctttccaatcaatgccaatgtctttcaaaattttcaataacacattccaattaaccttatcaaatgccttttcccaatcaataaagcaaatgtacaaatctctattcacttccatcattctttctcctatcatcctcaagcatcctattgcatcacgagtccctttaccctttctaaatccaaattgatcttctcccatattttctttaattcttccttcgattctttttaatataatccttgtaattactttggtaacatggcatataagactaattgtcctatagtctttacattctttggcattacatttctttggtattggtattagaatagttttaagtagatcatcaggccagctcccggtatcatatatcctattgattaaatttgttaatcgactcattgcattgttacctaggttctttaatgcttctgatggtattctatcgcatcccattgctttcctttccttgagatccttgattgccttttccacttctcttctcagtatgtttggtcctctattcacctcttcacattcccattcctcttccagctccatctcagaatgatcgtctttactatcatatagttctttcacatattctttccatatgtttttgttttcctcaacacctgttgttatctttccgtatttatttaacattccttgtttacttattttctttggctctctttttgtgaactttttagctgttttatacatttcttccaatctcccttgttcttctaggacttccatcttttcgcattctctctccatccactcctctcttgccttatcagttaatcttcgtagttcattgttaagtttcctatattgcccttttccttcttcagtgtgaacatttttccactttctcctttcctccattttatctatcatgctctgagtgatccattccttcctatttctttccttttgtacaacaccaacttcctcttctaagacttcccatattacatccctaatgttattccattcctctgatacctcattactttgtcttacatcttccaattttttctcaacatttttattatatgcttcattcttctcatttttcagctttattacatcccatttccttatcaacctccctttcttaacaagcttcaatcgtgttcttatatcagtaactagaagattgtggtcagagtcagcatctgctcctgggtaggtttttgccattttaacactattcttaaacctttgattgacaataataaaatctatctgatatcttgaaatatctccaggtgctttccacgtgtacaaccttcttttatgatttttaaaccaagtatttgcaatccataactccaagcgctcacaaaaatttatcaatttttctcctctttcatttctacttccaagtccataatctccaactacattcgtccttcttccattccccactacactgttccaatctcccatcattatagttcttactttgccttttccattttcttcatatatttcctctatttgctcatatatccgttcaatctcttcttcttctgcatctgATGTTGGCAAGTACACTTGGATAATTAATGTATCTACTGGCTCACTCAGTATCTTGATAGCCACTACTCTATCGCTTGCTGGCATAACTTTAGTTATATTCCTCTCCAAATTCTTTCTGTATATCAACCCGACTCCATTTTCCTTAGATTCCCCTCccttataaataatcttataatctcctgaatcaaattctcctt
The DNA window shown above is from Ischnura elegans chromosome 4, ioIscEleg1.1, whole genome shotgun sequence and carries:
- the LOC124157862 gene encoding type-1 angiotensin II receptor-associated protein, whose translation is MVDLSNVQNAPIKIIFIIHFILSTWGMQGVWAPNSYFFYNIVFIILLFWALLHKDSSEPIQMALLVNLVSILLDVILLSSFFPGSYFSRERFSVGMAILNLVFRPMTSFGLYRIWQDRDGIIGAGGPAFPGNLGDLFGGGAAGSQRSPYEDIDGSPNRGVAAGNTAGMFPDSKAAPSYHG